The following proteins are co-located in the Penaeus monodon isolate SGIC_2016 chromosome 10, NSTDA_Pmon_1, whole genome shotgun sequence genome:
- the LOC119577576 gene encoding trichohyalin-like, whose product MLRKEELQMHRQKLHEKLRDLKVKDRRYKLLEELQKEVSQDRAYKLFEKLRKLEVKDCRHKLLEELRREELQDRKYKLREMLRIEESQDLKYKLREMLRIKESQDRKYKLREKLRKKESQDLKYELREKLRKKESQDRRQKLLEKLQKEETRDRRQKLLKKLRKEETRDRSQKLRATLREGKLHQLREKLHQRFRRGKSQLQDSSLGDGRKFREDWES is encoded by the coding sequence ATGTTGCGAAAGGAAGAGTTGCAGATGCATAGACAGAAACTTCACGAGAAGTTGAGAGACCTTAAGGTGAAGGATCGTAGGTACAAACTTCTCGAGGAGTTGCAAAAGGAAGTGTCGCAGGATCGTGCATACAAACTATTTGAGAAGTTGCGAAAGCTAGAGGTGAAGGATTGTAGACACAAACTTCTTGAGGAGTTGCGAAGGGAAGAGTTGCAGGATCGTAAATACAAACTTCGCGAGATGTTGCGAATTGAAGAGTCGCAGGATCTTAAATACAAACTTCGCGAGATGTTACGAATTAAAGAGTCGCAGGATCGTAAATACAAACTTCGCGAGAAGTTACGAAAGAAAGAGTCGCAGGATCTTAAATACGAACTTCGCGAGAAGTTGCGAAAGAAAGAGTCGCAGGATCGTAGACAGAAACTTCTCGAGAAGTTGCAGAAGGAGGAGACGCGGGATCGTAGACAGAAACTTCTCAAGAAGTTGCGGAAGGAGGAGACGCGGGATCGTAGTCAGAAACTTCGCGCGACGTTGCGAGAGGGAAAGTTGCACCAACTTAGAGAGAAGCTTCACCAGAGATTCCGGAGAGGAAAGTCGCAGCTCCAAGACAGCAGTCTCGGAGACGGACGGAAGTTCCGGGAGGATTGGGAGAGTTAG